In Spirochaetota bacterium, a single genomic region encodes these proteins:
- a CDS encoding alcohol dehydrogenase catalytic domain-containing protein, whose protein sequence is MKALFFENNIFRIIMTNIAIKFNKNAALGRLSPISYKSVSDPEIPNQRWLKVRNKICGLCGSDIHFIYMEVDPKCFPAAIPGISRKYLGHELLSEVVDVGSDVEGINIGDRVVLRIDWPSCFQMEFDPPCMQCADGNYMLCENLGKIEPPVIDTGCGFSEYMIMHRSQPHKVPDEISDDEAVLIEPAACAVHGVLRDRPKKGDRILVIGCGTIGLMTIAVAKAIEPESRVYALAKYPFQVDAAMKIGADDVLMGSKDLFRDVAKRTDAQYIRGFFGNEILLGGYDIIYDTIGNDRSINNALRLSKAGGHVIILGINLKPGKIDYTPIWYQEVQLSGINSHANEYDSETSFDIATRLIAEKKINMEGLITHRYRLDDFKEAVNTFLDKSRSEAIKIVIDHEM, encoded by the coding sequence ATGAAAGCCCTATTTTTTGAAAACAATATTTTCAGGATAATCATGACGAATATCGCAATTAAATTCAATAAGAATGCCGCACTGGGAAGATTATCTCCAATTAGTTATAAATCGGTGAGTGATCCTGAGATCCCCAATCAACGATGGTTAAAGGTTAGGAACAAGATTTGCGGATTATGTGGAAGCGATATTCACTTTATTTATATGGAGGTAGATCCTAAATGTTTCCCAGCGGCAATACCCGGCATTTCAAGGAAATATCTTGGTCATGAGTTGCTTAGTGAGGTTGTAGATGTAGGCTCTGATGTTGAGGGAATAAATATTGGTGATCGTGTGGTCCTTCGCATCGATTGGCCTTCATGTTTCCAGATGGAGTTTGATCCTCCTTGTATGCAATGTGCAGATGGCAATTATATGTTATGCGAAAACTTGGGTAAGATTGAACCCCCTGTTATTGATACGGGATGTGGCTTTTCTGAATATATGATAATGCACAGGAGTCAGCCTCATAAGGTGCCGGATGAGATAAGCGATGATGAAGCAGTCCTTATTGAGCCCGCTGCATGCGCTGTGCATGGCGTTCTAAGAGACAGGCCGAAAAAGGGGGATAGGATTCTTGTGATAGGTTGTGGCACTATCGGTTTAATGACTATAGCCGTAGCTAAGGCCATTGAGCCGGAGTCCAGGGTTTATGCCCTTGCCAAATACCCCTTTCAAGTGGATGCTGCAATGAAGATCGGCGCGGATGATGTATTGATGGGTAGTAAAGATCTATTTAGGGATGTTGCAAAAAGGACGGATGCCCAATACATACGTGGATTTTTTGGAAATGAGATACTATTAGGTGGGTATGATATCATTTACGATACCATAGGCAATGACAGGAGCATAAACAATGCCCTTCGTCTTTCAAAGGCTGGCGGACATGTGATAATATTGGGGATTAATCTAAAACCTGGAAAGATTGACTACACCCCCATCTGGTATCAGGAGGTGCAGTTGTCAGGGATCAACAGCCATGCCAATGAGTATGATAGTGAGACCTCATTTGATATTGCCACAAGGTTGATTGCAGAGAAGAAGATAAATATGGAAGGTTTAATTACACATCGCTATAGGTTGGATGACTTTAAGGAGGCAGTAAACACTTTTCTGGATAAAAGTCGTTCAGAGGCTATTAAAATTGTGATTGATCATGAGATGTAA
- a CDS encoding thiolase family protein translates to MAKLREAVVIDVVRSPIGKSGRDGMKKNGQLCQASAQDLLSNTIRGLLDRVHAKSSKFDEIEIENVIVGCLSQIGEQAINIGRVVGLLSGIPKEAAACTVNQYCNAGLKAIQMASHEVMLGEGDIVVAGGVELMSHYPMGSDVQAAMLANYPVRMTPRFEEGGMAVPQGLCAEMISEDQGHTREELDRWGMWSMQKATEAARKGWHAELIIPFEFEWEGEKRRVEKDETYREKAVDDPDTFLKDLGKLPTPFKESGMVTAGNSSQIVDGAAAAIIMSADKAEQLGLEPICRISSCANSGGEPVPMLLAPIEASRKALKRAGLTIDKIDVIEPNEAFVSPLLQFADDLGYDRFDPRQNPTGGAVALGHPIGASGVVYFAEMVHHLRRTNGKAGLQMMCGGGGVGIATVVERV, encoded by the coding sequence ATGGCAAAACTAAGAGAAGCGGTAGTAATTGATGTGGTCCGTTCCCCTATCGGAAAATCAGGAAGGGATGGGATGAAGAAGAATGGTCAGCTTTGTCAGGCATCAGCACAGGATCTATTGTCTAATACTATTCGTGGTTTGCTTGATCGAGTACACGCAAAATCCAGTAAATTTGATGAAATAGAGATTGAGAATGTAATTGTGGGTTGCTTAAGCCAGATTGGCGAGCAGGCTATCAACATCGGTCGTGTGGTTGGACTTCTGTCCGGGATACCCAAGGAAGCCGCGGCCTGTACAGTCAATCAGTACTGTAATGCAGGGCTCAAGGCCATACAGATGGCATCACATGAGGTTATGCTCGGCGAGGGTGACATCGTTGTGGCAGGGGGTGTGGAATTGATGTCTCATTATCCCATGGGTTCCGATGTTCAGGCTGCGATGCTGGCGAATTATCCTGTGCGCATGACACCCCGCTTTGAGGAGGGTGGTATGGCTGTTCCACAGGGTTTGTGCGCTGAGATGATTTCCGAAGATCAGGGCCATACAAGAGAGGAGCTTGACAGGTGGGGGATGTGGAGTATGCAGAAGGCAACCGAGGCTGCCCGCAAGGGATGGCATGCTGAACTCATCATTCCCTTTGAGTTTGAATGGGAAGGTGAGAAGAGGCGAGTTGAAAAGGATGAAACATATCGCGAGAAGGCGGTGGATGATCCTGATACCTTTCTTAAGGATCTTGGCAAGCTTCCAACACCCTTTAAGGAGAGTGGCATGGTCACAGCAGGAAATTCCTCACAAATAGTGGATGGAGCCGCTGCTGCAATAATTATGAGCGCTGATAAGGCTGAGCAGCTAGGATTGGAGCCAATCTGCAGAATATCATCCTGTGCTAACTCAGGAGGCGAGCCAGTGCCAATGCTTCTAGCGCCGATAGAGGCCTCGCGAAAGGCCCTTAAGCGCGCTGGATTAACAATTGATAAAATTGACGTAATCGAGCCCAATGAGGCGTTTGTCTCGCCGCTTCTTCAATTCGCTGATGATCTGGGGTATGATCGCTTTGATCCACGCCAAAATCCTACCGGCGGGGCAGTAGCGTTAGGTCATCCGATCGGAGCGTCGGGAGTTGTCTATTTCGCAGAAATGGTCCATCACCTGAGACGCACTAACGGCAAGGCTGGACTTCAGATGATGTGCGGTGGCGGTGGTGTTGGCATTGCTACTGTGGTTGAGAGGGTATAA
- a CDS encoding metallophosphoesterase family protein, whose protein sequence is MKIFAISDVHSCTKAFESASELMYDSDIIIISGDLTKKGTRKEALEVLSHIERHNNNIIAVHGNIDRSEVMDILEEKGYNLHERGRVIKGIGFFGVGGSSPTPINTPTEYSEEKIMEFLKKGYDVVKDTNTTILVTHAPPRWTRDRTFMGLRGGSKSVNKFMRKNPIDLCIAGHIHEADGVENLDFGIVANPGSFKRGKFLTIDIDESISIQRGKIKYNNITIHPHCY, encoded by the coding sequence ATGAAGATATTTGCCATTAGCGATGTACATAGCTGTACAAAGGCATTTGAATCAGCTTCCGAATTGATGTATGATTCTGATATTATAATCATCTCCGGTGATTTGACCAAAAAGGGCACAAGAAAAGAGGCATTGGAGGTATTGAGTCACATTGAAAGACATAATAACAACATCATAGCTGTTCATGGAAATATTGATAGATCTGAGGTAATGGATATTCTTGAGGAGAAGGGATACAATCTGCATGAACGAGGAAGGGTAATAAAAGGGATTGGTTTCTTTGGTGTTGGAGGATCTAGCCCAACTCCGATTAACACGCCAACAGAGTATAGTGAAGAAAAAATAATGGAATTTCTAAAAAAGGGATATGATGTAGTTAAGGATACAAATACAACCATCCTTGTTACCCATGCCCCGCCAAGATGGACAAGGGACAGAACCTTTATGGGATTAAGGGGGGGAAGCAAAAGTGTAAATAAATTTATGCGTAAAAATCCCATTGATCTTTGCATTGCAGGACATATTCATGAGGCGGATGGGGTAGAGAATCTCGATTTTGGAATAGTAGCCAACCCAGGAAGCTTTAAAAGGGGCAAGTTCCTCACAATAGATATAGACGAGAGTATATCAATTCAACGAGGAAAGATAAAATATAATAACATAACAATCCATCCTCACTGCTATTGA
- a CDS encoding valine--tRNA ligase: MELSSSYDPKLVEDKWYQIWEEEGLFHALEDDELESFSIVIPPPNVTGSLHLGHALNNTLQDIIIRWQRMQRKSTLWMPGMDHAGIATQNVVERLLHQEQKTKHKIGRDAFVKRVWEWKEHSGGQIKEQLKRLGASLDWERERFTLDEGLSKAVRRVFVTLYNEDLIYQGYRIINWCPRCGTALSDIETEYHEIQGKLYYIAYPLVDTNETIDIATTRPETMLGDTGIAVNPGDNRYKHLIGKNVLLPLMNREIPIFADSYVDKEFGTGLVKVTPAHDPNDFEMGQRHGLEEINILDKNGDINDNGGQYSGLSRFEARDRIVEDLRKEGQLVKIEDYNHSVGHCYRCHTVIEPYLSKQWFVKIKPIAKEAIRAVEDGRIRFVPQNWEKTYFEWMHNIRDWCISRQLWWGHRIPAFYCSSCENIIVSMEDPEKCDKCGSMDIYQDEDVLDTWFSSALWPFSTLGWPEITPALEKYYPTNVLVTSFDIIFFWVARMIMMGLKFMGDVPFHDVYIHALIRDEHGNKMSKSKGNVIDPIIMMDKYGTDALRFTLAVLAAQGRDIILSEKRIEGYSAFCNKIWNATRFILINLGEGFKPEGIDVGTLNNFDKWILHRLNIVIDNITTAFAEYKFNEAAQTIYEFWWHEFCDWYIELTKSRLYSEDNTQIDSVNAAKQVLYHVLTNSIILLHPFMPYITEEIWSKISNSSKKRIAISDWPEINEEYNFHKASEETDIFKEIVYKIRNIRGEMNIPPDRRATVIFKTKSQGLISLIKRDQINLKALAKVEEIIIKEDYNPERTDAIAVLHNAELFIPLKELIDIERERARIEKEIIKITSNLDKMGKKLSNNNFLQKAPENIILKEKKKMEESESLLSKLKESLAKLP; encoded by the coding sequence ATGGAACTCTCTTCTTCTTATGATCCAAAGCTTGTTGAAGATAAATGGTACCAGATATGGGAAGAGGAAGGACTCTTTCATGCCTTAGAGGATGATGAGCTTGAATCCTTTTCAATAGTTATTCCCCCTCCAAATGTAACAGGAAGCCTCCACCTTGGACATGCCTTAAACAATACCCTGCAGGATATTATTATTCGATGGCAGAGGATGCAAAGGAAATCGACTCTCTGGATGCCGGGGATGGATCATGCCGGTATTGCTACCCAGAATGTGGTTGAAAGGCTGCTCCATCAAGAGCAAAAGACAAAACATAAAATCGGAAGGGATGCTTTTGTAAAGAGGGTATGGGAATGGAAGGAACACTCGGGGGGACAGATAAAGGAGCAGCTCAAAAGACTGGGTGCGTCCCTTGACTGGGAAAGGGAGAGGTTTACCTTAGATGAGGGACTCTCCAAGGCCGTAAGGAGGGTATTTGTAACCCTATACAATGAAGACCTCATATATCAGGGATATAGAATCATTAACTGGTGTCCCCGTTGTGGAACAGCCCTCTCTGATATTGAGACGGAATATCATGAGATACAGGGGAAACTCTACTATATTGCCTACCCTTTAGTTGACACCAACGAGACAATTGATATAGCCACAACAAGGCCAGAAACCATGTTGGGCGACACCGGCATAGCGGTTAATCCCGGGGACAATAGATACAAACACCTGATCGGCAAAAATGTCCTTCTTCCATTGATGAATAGGGAAATTCCAATATTTGCAGACAGCTATGTTGATAAGGAATTCGGCACTGGATTGGTTAAGGTGACCCCTGCTCATGATCCAAATGACTTCGAGATGGGACAAAGACATGGCCTTGAAGAGATCAACATTCTGGATAAGAATGGAGATATCAATGATAATGGCGGGCAATATTCGGGATTATCTCGATTTGAGGCAAGGGATAGGATTGTTGAGGATCTGAGGAAAGAGGGACAACTTGTAAAAATAGAAGATTACAATCACTCAGTTGGTCATTGCTACAGGTGCCATACAGTCATTGAGCCATACCTATCGAAACAGTGGTTTGTAAAGATAAAACCGATAGCCAAGGAGGCGATAAGGGCAGTAGAAGATGGCAGAATACGCTTTGTTCCCCAAAACTGGGAGAAGACCTACTTTGAATGGATGCATAACATCCGGGATTGGTGCATTTCCAGGCAACTCTGGTGGGGGCATCGGATACCCGCATTTTACTGCAGTTCCTGTGAAAATATTATTGTATCGATGGAGGATCCTGAAAAATGCGATAAATGCGGCTCAATGGACATTTACCAGGATGAGGATGTTCTGGATACCTGGTTTTCCTCAGCGTTATGGCCATTCTCCACCCTTGGATGGCCGGAGATTACTCCCGCACTAGAGAAGTATTATCCTACAAATGTCTTAGTGACCAGCTTTGATATCATATTTTTCTGGGTCGCGCGAATGATTATGATGGGATTAAAATTTATGGGTGATGTGCCCTTCCATGACGTATATATTCACGCCCTCATCAGGGATGAGCATGGCAACAAGATGAGCAAGTCCAAGGGCAATGTTATTGATCCCATAATAATGATGGATAAATACGGAACTGACGCCCTCAGATTCACATTGGCGGTTCTGGCGGCACAGGGAAGGGATATCATACTATCTGAAAAACGCATCGAAGGGTATAGCGCCTTCTGCAACAAGATATGGAATGCCACCAGATTCATCCTAATAAATCTGGGTGAGGGCTTCAAGCCAGAGGGAATTGATGTAGGGACTTTAAACAATTTTGACAAATGGATATTGCATCGTTTGAATATTGTTATAGATAATATAACCACAGCATTTGCAGAATATAAATTTAACGAGGCTGCCCAGACAATTTATGAGTTCTGGTGGCATGAGTTCTGTGATTGGTACATAGAGCTGACCAAATCTAGACTATACTCAGAGGATAATACACAGATTGACTCCGTCAATGCGGCCAAGCAGGTATTATATCACGTTTTAACAAATTCGATCATACTATTACACCCCTTTATGCCCTATATTACTGAAGAGATATGGAGCAAAATATCCAATTCCTCAAAAAAGAGGATTGCCATATCCGACTGGCCTGAGATCAATGAAGAATATAATTTTCATAAGGCATCGGAAGAAACCGATATCTTTAAAGAGATAGTTTACAAAATAAGGAATATTCGAGGAGAGATGAATATTCCCCCGGACAGGAGGGCAACCGTTATCTTTAAAACGAAGAGTCAGGGATTGATCTCCCTGATAAAGCGTGATCAGATAAACCTGAAGGCGCTCGCCAAGGTGGAAGAGATAATTATAAAAGAAGATTATAATCCTGAAAGGACTGACGCCATAGCTGTTTTGCATAATGCTGAACTGTTTATTCCACTAAAAGAGCTTATTGATATAGAGAGGGAGAGGGCCCGGATCGAAAAAGAGATAATTAAAATTACTTCAAATCTTGATAAAATGGGAAAGAAGTTATCAAATAATAACTTTCTACAAAAGGCTCCTGAAAATATTATTTTGAAAGAAAAAAAGAAGATGGAAGAGTCTGAGTCGCTCCTTTCCAAGCTGAAGGAGAGTTTAGCCAAAC